Proteins encoded within one genomic window of Halomonas sp. YLGW01:
- a CDS encoding YqgE/AlgH family protein, which translates to MQSLKHHFLLAMPHLEDPNFAGSLSYLCDHDDNGTMGVIVNHPLDMSLDALFEQLDLDASESLHRNAPVYYGGPVHQDRGFILHRGSSKPWDSSIQVDHDVALTTSMDMLKALAEGRGPDDFLLCLGCSGWEAGQLEDELKDNAWLTVEGDSRILFETPSEQRLHAAAGILGIDLNLMSREAGHS; encoded by the coding sequence ATGCAAAGCTTGAAGCACCATTTTCTGCTGGCGATGCCCCATCTCGAAGATCCCAACTTCGCGGGCAGCCTGAGCTACCTGTGTGATCACGACGACAACGGCACCATGGGCGTGATCGTCAATCATCCCCTGGACATGAGCCTCGACGCCCTCTTCGAGCAGCTGGATCTGGATGCCAGCGAGAGCCTGCACCGCAATGCCCCGGTCTACTACGGCGGCCCGGTCCACCAGGATCGTGGCTTCATCCTGCACAGGGGCTCCTCAAAGCCCTGGGACTCGAGCATCCAGGTCGACCACGACGTCGCCCTCACCACCTCGATGGACATGCTCAAGGCACTCGCCGAGGGCCGTGGCCCCGACGACTTCCTGCTCTGCCTGGGCTGCAGCGGCTGGGAGGCCGGCCAGCTCGAGGACGAGCTGAAGGACAATGCCTGGCTGACCGTCGAGGGCGATAGCCGCATTCTCTTCGAGACGCCGTCGGAGCAGCGCCTGCATGCCGCCGCCGGCATCCTCGGCATCGACCTGAACCTGATGAGCCGCGAGGCGGGGCACTCCTGA
- the gshB gene encoding glutathione synthase, which produces MNEPIDNPGSASRGERALKIGVVMDPIADITYKKDTTLAMLWAATARGASLYYMEQEDLFLRDGRAHARLRDLEVFKDPEDWYRLGEPAATPLAELDVILMRKDPPVDGNFLNAVHLLGFAEREGVLVVNPTRALLECNEKLFAQQFPQCCTPTLVSCSEPVLRAFQAEHGDVIFKPLDGMGGSGIFHVRPDGSNIGAIIETLTDRGHRQIMAQRYLPEIKDGDTRILLVDGEPIPYGLARVPMAGETRGNLAAGGRGVSRELTERDHWLIEQVKPMIQEKGLLFVGLDVIGDYITEINVTSPTCVREIDDQCGTDIAGTLMDAIERRLAARRAG; this is translated from the coding sequence ACATCACCTACAAGAAGGACACCACCCTGGCCATGCTGTGGGCCGCCACTGCCCGCGGCGCCTCGCTCTACTACATGGAGCAGGAGGATCTCTTCCTGCGCGACGGCCGTGCCCATGCGCGGCTGCGCGATCTCGAGGTCTTCAAGGACCCCGAGGACTGGTATCGCCTCGGCGAGCCGGCGGCCACGCCGCTGGCCGAGCTCGACGTGATCCTGATGCGCAAGGACCCGCCGGTGGACGGCAATTTCCTCAATGCCGTACACCTGCTGGGCTTCGCCGAGCGTGAGGGCGTGCTGGTGGTCAATCCGACCCGGGCGCTGCTCGAGTGCAACGAGAAGCTCTTCGCCCAGCAGTTTCCGCAGTGTTGCACGCCGACCCTGGTCTCCTGCAGCGAGCCGGTGCTGCGCGCCTTCCAGGCCGAGCATGGCGACGTCATCTTCAAGCCGCTGGATGGCATGGGGGGCAGCGGCATCTTTCACGTGCGCCCGGACGGGAGCAACATCGGCGCCATCATCGAGACCCTCACCGACCGGGGGCATCGCCAGATCATGGCGCAGCGCTACCTCCCCGAGATCAAGGACGGCGACACCCGCATCCTGCTGGTCGACGGCGAGCCGATTCCCTATGGCCTGGCCCGGGTACCGATGGCCGGCGAGACCCGTGGCAACCTGGCCGCCGGCGGGCGCGGCGTCAGCCGCGAGCTGACCGAGCGCGATCACTGGCTGATCGAACAGGTCAAGCCGATGATTCAGGAGAAGGGCCTGTTGTTCGTCGGCCTCGACGTGATCGGCGATTACATCACCGAGATCAACGTCACGAGCCCCACCTGCGTGCGCGAGATCGACGACCAGTGCGGCACCGACATCGCCGGCACCCTGATGGACGCCATCGAGCGCCGCCTCGCCGCCCGGCGGGCCGGCTAG
- a CDS encoding TonB family protein: MASLGDIVGPRPGVGAFDVQVHAPVTRGYRRALALALAVGLHLILLGLGAWVSLPMPSTPSTPEPPSLDVVLVSRPAAEPERALAIAEAAQQAARVEAPPAPDAAPPSEATPEPAERTTEQAAAPSPEPVAEPEPALEPSSDPEPAPEAPALSGRELAASATASLRERDFAMNEPAAELADRSQQAARQAAEARYVDAWTRRVQDFGNRFYPAPPDLDGQLKLRVVIDHQGKLLQVEVVQSSGHPELDQAALNTIRGAAPYRPFDQGMAGLDRLSISRVWRFGTGNDFGVR, encoded by the coding sequence ATGGCCAGCCTCGGCGATATCGTTGGCCCGCGCCCCGGCGTCGGGGCCTTCGATGTCCAGGTCCATGCCCCGGTCACCCGGGGCTATCGCCGTGCCCTAGCCTTAGCGCTGGCGGTCGGCCTGCACCTGATCCTCCTGGGGCTGGGGGCGTGGGTCTCGCTGCCCATGCCGTCCACGCCATCTACGCCGGAGCCGCCCAGCCTCGACGTGGTGCTGGTCAGCCGCCCAGCCGCGGAGCCCGAGCGGGCTCTTGCCATCGCCGAGGCGGCCCAGCAGGCCGCCCGGGTCGAGGCGCCGCCAGCGCCCGATGCCGCACCTCCTTCCGAAGCGACACCCGAGCCTGCAGAGCGCACCACCGAGCAGGCCGCCGCGCCCTCTCCTGAACCCGTCGCTGAGCCTGAGCCTGCGCTCGAGCCATCATCGGACCCTGAGCCTGCGCCCGAGGCGCCGGCGCTGTCCGGCCGCGAGCTGGCCGCCAGCGCCACCGCCTCGTTGCGCGAGCGGGACTTCGCCATGAACGAGCCTGCCGCCGAGCTTGCCGACCGGTCGCAGCAAGCCGCCCGGCAAGCCGCCGAGGCCCGCTACGTGGACGCCTGGACGCGGCGGGTGCAGGACTTCGGCAACCGCTTCTACCCCGCGCCGCCGGACCTGGATGGCCAGCTGAAGCTTCGCGTGGTGATCGACCATCAGGGGAAGCTCCTGCAGGTAGAGGTGGTACAATCGTCCGGACACCCCGAACTCGACCAGGCGGCGCTGAATACCATCCGTGGCGCAGCCCCCTACCGGCCCTTCGATCAAGGCATGGCCGGGCTCGACCGCCTGTCCATCAGTCGCGTCTGGCGATTCGGCACCGGCAACGATTTCGGCGTGCGCTGA